A portion of the Sulfuricurvum kujiense DSM 16994 genome contains these proteins:
- a CDS encoding LysR family transcriptional regulator, with amino-acid sequence MLKDFAKLMTFLTVVREKSFSKASAKLGISQPAVTQQIKFIEDYLDTRVVERKKNGIKLTKEGEDLYRIATKLEKAIQVSEKEVLKIINKEFTFIVGASYAIGNYVLPSYIGQLKDKINNEVHIRVAFSEEIIDQLLDKKIDIALIESPVFKDGLIYREWEEDELVIFSNQPIPKQLRKEDMYKFDWICRDENSHTRKLTSEVFEEIGVECSSFSVIGVVASSTAIKETLMRSPKDAARPVVSVISRHVISDEVEEGKLFEARIKNYKIKRKFYIVYSKERKHDAFIDNVVTYLLGLKL; translated from the coding sequence ATGTTAAAAGATTTTGCCAAACTAATGACGTTTCTGACGGTAGTGCGGGAAAAAAGTTTTTCGAAAGCTTCGGCAAAACTCGGCATCTCTCAGCCTGCGGTAACGCAGCAAATCAAATTTATCGAAGATTACCTCGATACCCGTGTGGTCGAACGCAAAAAGAACGGGATTAAACTGACCAAAGAGGGGGAAGACCTTTACCGCATCGCAACAAAACTGGAAAAAGCGATTCAGGTTTCCGAAAAAGAGGTCTTAAAGATCATTAACAAAGAGTTCACCTTTATTGTCGGCGCATCGTATGCGATCGGTAACTATGTCCTCCCTTCCTATATCGGGCAGCTTAAAGACAAGATCAATAACGAAGTTCATATCCGTGTTGCATTTTCGGAGGAGATTATCGATCAGCTTTTGGATAAAAAGATCGATATCGCACTCATCGAATCGCCGGTATTTAAAGACGGGTTGATCTACCGCGAATGGGAAGAAGACGAATTGGTTATTTTCTCGAACCAGCCGATCCCGAAACAGCTTCGCAAAGAAGATATGTATAAATTTGACTGGATCTGCCGTGATGAGAACTCACACACCCGCAAATTGACCTCCGAAGTCTTCGAAGAGATCGGAGTCGAGTGTTCAAGTTTCAGCGTAATCGGTGTGGTTGCCAGCTCAACGGCGATCAAAGAGACATTGATGCGCTCGCCGAAAGATGCGGCGCGTCCGGTCGTATCGGTCATTTCGCGTCATGTTATCAGTGATGAGGTGGAAGAGGGTAAACTGTTTGAGGCGCGGATCAAAAACTACAAAATCAAACGCAAGTTTTACATCGTCTACAGCAAAGAGCGTAAGCACGACGCCTTTATCGACAACGTCGTCACATATCTGCTGGGATTAAAACTGTAA
- the trmD gene encoding tRNA (guanosine(37)-N1)-methyltransferase TrmD has translation MRFTYVTIFSNLIEGYFQDSILKRGIESGKFSVGYLNPRDFSTSKHHKVDDTAAGGGAGMVMTPQPLFDTLKTLDDDAHIIFVAPVGKQFTQNDAKRLATKSHVVFVSGRYEGIDERVVERFGDEVFSIGDYVLTGGELPSLVMTDAIVRNIDGVLGNSESLEYESFETPLLEAPSFGKPPAYENMRVPSEYLKGNHSKIRALKSSLSECKTKYFRPEQLQKHKIRTSYEK, from the coding sequence ATGCGTTTTACGTATGTGACTATCTTTTCCAATTTAATCGAAGGATATTTCCAAGACTCTATCCTAAAGCGGGGCATCGAGTCGGGGAAATTTTCGGTCGGCTATCTCAATCCCAGAGATTTCAGTACGTCAAAACATCATAAAGTTGATGATACCGCCGCCGGCGGAGGGGCAGGGATGGTGATGACCCCCCAGCCTTTGTTTGATACACTAAAAACGCTTGATGACGATGCGCATATTATATTTGTTGCTCCCGTCGGAAAACAGTTTACCCAAAACGATGCAAAACGCCTTGCGACCAAATCGCATGTCGTTTTTGTCAGCGGACGGTATGAAGGGATCGATGAACGTGTCGTGGAGCGCTTCGGTGACGAAGTGTTCAGCATCGGCGATTACGTCCTCACCGGAGGGGAGCTTCCCTCTTTGGTAATGACCGATGCGATCGTCCGAAACATTGACGGAGTGTTGGGAAATAGCGAGTCTTTGGAGTATGAGAGTTTTGAGACGCCACTTTTGGAAGCGCCTTCATTCGGAAAACCCCCTGCATATGAGAATATGCGTGTTCCATCAGAATACTTAAAGGGAAATCACAGTAAAATTCGTGCACTAAAATCGTCTCTGTCTGAATGCAAAACAAAATACTTCAGGCCGGAGCAGCTTCAAAAGCATAAAATAAGGACATCTTATGAAAAATAA
- a CDS encoding 4-(cytidine 5'-diphospho)-2-C-methyl-D-erythritol kinase, giving the protein MIRYRAYAKVNIFLKITGMRGEYHTLSSRFMRVKDLFDTLWFEEKATPEFEIRGSFDCEVHANTIYKAYKHLLAVTRSDKLSSFFESHAVCVDKKIPSFAGLGGGSSDAATFLTMCNEELELGLSLNELAEIASHIGADVPFFVYGYESANVSGIGEVVERFDEPLIDFEVVTPDIQISTPSVYRYYREHLYAPISAEEAARLESTPSRDILAFMSPKEANDLYPSALACYSELSEKEGWFFSGSGSSFFRIK; this is encoded by the coding sequence ATGATCCGTTACCGTGCCTACGCCAAAGTCAATATTTTCCTTAAAATTACCGGGATGCGGGGAGAGTATCATACGCTGAGTTCCCGGTTTATGCGGGTAAAAGACCTCTTTGATACCCTCTGGTTTGAAGAAAAAGCTACTCCCGAGTTTGAAATACGGGGAAGCTTTGACTGTGAAGTCCATGCCAATACCATCTATAAAGCGTATAAACATCTTCTCGCCGTTACCCGCTCGGATAAACTCTCCTCCTTTTTTGAGAGCCATGCCGTATGCGTCGACAAAAAAATCCCCTCTTTCGCCGGCCTTGGGGGAGGCAGTTCCGATGCCGCAACTTTTTTAACGATGTGCAACGAGGAGCTGGAGCTCGGGCTGAGTCTCAACGAACTTGCTGAAATCGCTTCCCATATCGGTGCCGATGTCCCCTTTTTCGTTTACGGCTATGAGTCTGCCAATGTCAGCGGTATCGGAGAGGTTGTTGAGCGCTTTGATGAACCGTTGATTGATTTCGAAGTGGTTACACCCGACATACAGATCAGCACCCCCTCTGTCTACCGCTACTATCGCGAGCATCTTTACGCGCCGATAAGCGCTGAAGAAGCCGCTAGGTTAGAATCGACCCCGTCACGTGATATTCTCGCTTTCATGAGTCCCAAAGAGGCCAATGACCTTTATCCCTCCGCTCTTGCGTGCTACAGCGAACTTTCCGAAAAAGAGGGTTGGTTTTTCTCCGGCAGCGGAAGCAGTTTTTTTAGAATCAAATAG
- the truB gene encoding tRNA pseudouridine(55) synthase TruB — protein sequence MNRLFVAYKPSGISSNQLLGRLKRKYGVKKAGYSGTLDPFAKGVLIIAFGNHGRLFRFLNKTPKRYRATLWLGAYSPTLDIEKIETIDEIQPVSVEQIEAIFASLVGELTYLPPKYSAKRIEGRRAYELAREGKEVDLRAITSTIYDLTFKHYCHPFVTFEATVSEGSYIRSLGEIIAEHLGCNGALTALERLNEGQFIFENEKELDIKSSLALTKNRYNGTLQTMLLGQPLLREDFEIQEEGTYWIDNGDTISILEITPEGVRYILNKVEAC from the coding sequence ATGAATCGTCTCTTCGTTGCCTACAAACCCTCCGGTATTAGTTCCAACCAGCTGCTCGGCAGACTAAAACGCAAATACGGCGTTAAAAAAGCGGGCTATTCCGGCACTCTCGATCCGTTTGCCAAAGGGGTCTTGATCATCGCATTCGGAAACCACGGACGTCTGTTTCGTTTTTTAAACAAAACCCCGAAACGCTACCGGGCCACTCTTTGGCTGGGAGCCTACTCCCCGACCCTCGATATCGAAAAAATTGAAACCATAGATGAAATCCAACCTGTCAGTGTAGAACAAATCGAGGCTATTTTTGCTTCTCTTGTCGGAGAGCTCACCTATCTGCCCCCTAAATACAGTGCCAAGCGGATTGAGGGGCGCAGAGCCTACGAATTGGCCCGTGAGGGGAAAGAGGTTGATTTACGCGCCATCACTTCGACGATCTATGACCTTACCTTCAAACACTATTGCCACCCCTTTGTCACCTTTGAAGCGACCGTATCGGAAGGGAGCTATATCCGCTCACTCGGTGAAATTATTGCCGAACATCTTGGATGCAACGGTGCGCTCACTGCGTTGGAACGCCTTAATGAGGGGCAATTCATTTTCGAAAATGAAAAAGAGCTCGATATTAAATCTTCCCTTGCGCTAACCAAAAACCGCTATAATGGCACATTGCAAACGATGCTTTTAGGACAGCCCCTTCTTCGTGAAGATTTCGAGATTCAAGAAGAGGGAACCTACTGGATCGACAACGGCGACACTATCTCGATACTGGAGATCACCCCCGAGGGTGTCCGTTATATTCTCAATAAGGTTGAAGCATGCTGA
- the csrA gene encoding carbon storage regulator CsrA, giving the protein MLILSRRAEESIIIADTITVKVVSIEKGVVKLGIDAPHNIRVLRSELVRAVEDSNKEASSHQDESLLQQLAQKLRL; this is encoded by the coding sequence ATGCTGATTCTCTCCCGCAGAGCCGAAGAATCTATCATTATCGCCGATACAATTACCGTCAAAGTGGTCTCCATCGAAAAAGGGGTCGTCAAACTCGGTATTGACGCACCTCACAACATTCGGGTACTGCGAAGCGAATTGGTTCGTGCCGTAGAAGATTCCAATAAAGAAGCTTCCTCTCATCAGGATGAATCGCTCCTTCAGCAGCTTGCACAAAAATTACGATTATGA
- a CDS encoding aminotransferase class IV — MLLETIRCEHKEAKHLPYHQKRLELACQALGITKRYDLKALITPPDEKLYRCRFLYDQQGYSIEFHPYFPKKISSLKLITCDSLEYPLKYADREVLNALFELRAECDDVLIIKNGCLSDTTIANIALQIDGVWLTPDKPLLRGTTRARLIDEGFLTPAPLRPSDIAKATKIALMNAMVGFIEVENGIIP; from the coding sequence ATGCTGTTAGAGACCATTCGCTGCGAACATAAAGAGGCGAAGCACCTCCCCTATCACCAAAAGCGGTTGGAACTAGCGTGCCAAGCGCTCGGAATCACGAAACGGTATGATTTAAAGGCATTAATAACACCTCCCGATGAGAAACTCTACCGATGCCGTTTTTTGTATGATCAGCAGGGGTATTCCATCGAGTTTCACCCCTATTTTCCGAAGAAAATATCCTCGCTCAAACTCATCACCTGCGACAGCCTTGAGTATCCCCTCAAATACGCCGACCGCGAAGTTCTCAACGCCCTCTTTGAATTACGCGCAGAGTGTGACGATGTCCTTATCATCAAAAACGGCTGCCTGAGCGATACGACGATCGCCAATATCGCATTGCAAATCGATGGGGTTTGGTTAACTCCCGATAAGCCTTTACTCAGAGGAACAACACGAGCCAGATTGATTGATGAGGGTTTTCTGACACCGGCACCGCTCAGACCCTCTGATATTGCAAAGGCGACTAAAATAGCCCTTATGAATGCCATGGTAGGATTCATTGAAGTCGAAAATGGTATAATCCCTTAA
- the smpB gene encoding SsrA-binding protein SmpB — MGENIATNKKAFFDYYIEEKFEAGLVLKGSEVKSLRAGRVNLKDGFIKIVRGEAFVFGVHIGVLDTTHRFYAHEERGSRKLLLHKKQIDKMFKAVEKEGFTLVPLSIYFNDRNIAKMQVAIVKGKKLYDKRDDLKEKSIKRDIERALKGE; from the coding sequence GTGGGCGAAAATATAGCCACTAATAAAAAAGCTTTTTTTGACTACTACATCGAAGAGAAATTCGAAGCGGGTCTCGTTCTCAAAGGCTCTGAAGTCAAATCGCTCCGCGCCGGACGGGTCAATCTCAAAGACGGCTTTATCAAAATCGTACGGGGCGAAGCGTTCGTATTCGGCGTTCATATCGGAGTCCTCGATACGACACACCGATTTTATGCCCACGAAGAGCGGGGAAGCCGCAAATTGCTCCTCCATAAAAAACAGATCGACAAGATGTTCAAAGCGGTCGAGAAAGAGGGATTTACCCTTGTGCCGCTCAGCATCTATTTCAATGACCGAAATATCGCCAAAATGCAGGTTGCGATCGTCAAAGGAAAAAAGCTCTATGACAAACGTGACGACCTGAAAGAGAAAAGTATTAAACGGGATATTGAACGGGCATTAAAAGGGGAATGA
- the cysK gene encoding cysteine synthase A, with protein MNIASNITELIGNTPLVRLNAPSDQNGATILGKCEFMNPTSSVKDRIGFNMIKTAMEAGLINADTLIVEPTSGNTGIALASICAALGLKLTLTMPESMSIERRNLLKALGANLVLTPAALGMKGAIDEADALVASNPNAIVLQQFANPANPAIHRVTTAQEILRDTDGKVDIFVAAVGTGGTLTGTGEALRAVLPNIQIIAVEPKDSPVLSGGKPGPHKIQGIGAGFVPNVLNTSLYNEVITVSNEDAIAASKALAKTEGLLVGISAGANVHAAALVAARPENKGKTIVTILCDTAERYLSTPLFES; from the coding sequence ATGAATATCGCATCCAATATCACTGAACTCATCGGCAACACCCCTCTTGTACGCCTGAATGCCCCCTCTGATCAGAACGGGGCTACGATTTTAGGAAAATGCGAATTTATGAACCCGACCAGTTCCGTCAAAGACCGGATCGGGTTTAATATGATCAAAACGGCTATGGAAGCGGGATTGATCAATGCCGATACCCTTATCGTTGAACCCACCAGCGGTAATACCGGCATTGCACTGGCCTCAATCTGTGCCGCATTGGGATTGAAACTCACCCTCACGATGCCCGAGTCTATGTCGATTGAACGGCGCAATCTCCTCAAAGCGCTCGGTGCCAATCTTGTACTCACTCCGGCCGCTCTAGGGATGAAAGGGGCAATTGATGAAGCCGATGCACTGGTCGCCTCCAACCCTAACGCCATCGTATTGCAGCAGTTTGCCAATCCGGCCAATCCGGCCATCCACCGTGTAACTACTGCGCAAGAAATTCTCCGCGATACGGACGGTAAAGTCGATATTTTTGTCGCCGCCGTCGGGACGGGGGGAACCCTTACCGGAACCGGCGAAGCATTGCGTGCAGTACTGCCGAATATCCAAATCATCGCGGTAGAGCCCAAAGATTCGCCTGTCCTCTCAGGGGGGAAACCGGGTCCCCATAAGATTCAGGGAATCGGCGCCGGATTTGTCCCGAATGTTCTGAATACGTCACTCTACAATGAGGTCATAACGGTAAGCAATGAAGACGCGATTGCCGCTTCCAAAGCATTGGCAAAAACCGAAGGGCTTCTTGTGGGAATTTCGGCAGGGGCCAATGTCCACGCAGCCGCTCTGGTAGCCGCACGTCCCGAGAACAAAGGAAAAACCATCGTAACGATTCTGTGCGATACGGCAGAACGTTATCTGAGTACACCTCTGTTTGAATCGTAA
- a CDS encoding CsgG/HfaB family protein, producing MNKITIGVIILAMCATLATADENTKVQEIAVPVNKCEAPTLSIAINDIECKAQSCQDTGVPSGGFAALAALASGQGNVKGIGTGVKSMLTNAIKESKCFKIVDLEQFEKMKKMLAATGQEVKPPKIDLIISGTISSVDVSKEGGAIAGGVIPIVGLFSKNTSKASIGVEFFTMNPSTLEMGDSKSFKADSEKSSWGFGGFGGAAGGGWSVTKNVALDNVIRDVVFSATNYITESYAKDKIVERPKLVAAQ from the coding sequence ATGAATAAAATCACAATAGGTGTTATAATTCTTGCCATGTGCGCAACACTGGCTACAGCAGATGAAAACACAAAAGTTCAAGAGATCGCTGTGCCAGTCAATAAGTGTGAAGCACCTACCCTTTCTATAGCAATCAACGATATCGAATGCAAAGCGCAGTCCTGTCAAGACACTGGTGTCCCAAGTGGCGGTTTCGCCGCTTTAGCTGCATTGGCAAGTGGTCAGGGAAATGTTAAAGGAATAGGAACAGGCGTAAAAAGCATGTTGACAAATGCTATTAAAGAGAGCAAATGTTTCAAAATTGTCGATTTGGAACAATTTGAGAAAATGAAAAAAATGTTAGCAGCTACAGGTCAAGAGGTCAAACCTCCTAAAATTGACTTAATTATTAGTGGTACCATTTCATCGGTTGATGTCAGTAAAGAGGGTGGAGCAATTGCTGGTGGAGTTATTCCTATCGTAGGGCTTTTCAGTAAAAACACCTCTAAAGCCAGTATTGGTGTCGAATTTTTCACTATGAACCCGTCAACTTTGGAAATGGGTGACTCAAAAAGCTTCAAAGCAGATAGCGAAAAAAGTTCATGGGGATTTGGAGGTTTCGGTGGAGCTGCTGGCGGAGGATGGAGCGTTACTAAAAATGTAGCTCTTGATAATGTTATTCGCGATGTTGTATTCAGTGCAACAAACTACATCACAGAATCTTACGCTAAAGATAAAATCGTAGAAAGACCTAAACTGGTCGCAGCTCAATAA
- a CDS encoding ATP-dependent helicase: MDEILSNLNEAQRSAVERIDGPLLILAGAGSGKTKTITTRLAYLLDQVGIPAGNTLTLTFTNKAAKEMRERAMGLITQNSYPPLLCTFHKFGLLFLKFHIHLLGRANNFVVIDTDDKKKIIKKINADLPTALIASEISRYKNSLIDPEEAYAQAELTNYKHIAKIYEEYEAYLLKNNLVDFDDLLCLTYKLLDENPDLCAQTSEKYRYIMIDEYQDTNELQLRLLQKLCTTHNNLCVVGDDDQSIYGWRGAHVRNILEFDQDFADAMVVKLEHNYRSTQPILTVANALIEHNRSRLGKTLIATKTGGDEVQTITSNDESEESQKIAKAIKELISKGVRPNEIAVLYRINALSRSLEEGLNRTGVAYKLVGGLRFYDRAEIKDLISYLRVITNVHDNFSLKRIINKPKRGLGKATIDKIELSSIEAGKSMFEFISTLSDSDLEGLVRKKSAGELRDFVAEILELRRVSEEAIYRFIDLLEERFKIKETLKGLPDEAEKIANVDEFYGLFRDYVKQNPEASLAEFLNDITLQSEQDQVEGESIYIMSIHASKGLEFEHLFVIGLEEGFLPLIGDGSDLEEERRLGYVAITRAKSNLTLSNVNSRFYKGRRTDLQKSRFINEAGLCEGSLILEKNTSYKKGDLVRHKIFGAGRVEGVSKAGREFKLSINFGGNKRDILASFVEKL; encoded by the coding sequence ATGGATGAAATTCTCTCAAACCTCAATGAAGCACAGCGCAGTGCGGTCGAACGGATCGACGGACCTTTGCTCATTTTGGCGGGAGCGGGGAGCGGAAAAACCAAAACCATTACGACCCGTCTGGCCTATCTGCTTGATCAGGTGGGCATTCCCGCCGGAAATACCCTTACCCTGACGTTTACCAATAAAGCGGCCAAAGAGATGCGGGAACGGGCGATGGGATTGATAACCCAAAACTCTTACCCTCCGCTGCTGTGTACCTTTCATAAATTCGGTCTGCTGTTTTTAAAATTTCATATTCATCTCCTCGGACGCGCCAATAATTTTGTCGTGATCGACACCGACGACAAAAAAAAGATCATCAAAAAGATCAACGCCGACCTTCCGACCGCATTGATCGCATCTGAAATTTCCCGCTATAAAAATTCCCTGATCGATCCGGAAGAGGCGTATGCGCAAGCCGAGCTGACTAACTACAAACATATTGCCAAAATCTACGAAGAGTACGAAGCGTATTTACTAAAAAACAATCTCGTTGATTTTGACGATCTGCTCTGCCTTACCTATAAACTGCTCGATGAGAATCCCGATCTTTGTGCTCAGACCTCCGAGAAATACCGCTATATCATGATCGATGAGTATCAAGATACGAATGAGTTGCAGTTGCGTCTGCTTCAAAAACTCTGCACGACCCATAACAACCTCTGTGTCGTCGGGGATGACGATCAGAGCATTTACGGATGGCGGGGTGCGCATGTGCGCAATATCCTCGAATTCGATCAGGATTTTGCCGATGCGATGGTCGTCAAGCTGGAGCATAACTACCGCTCGACCCAGCCGATCCTCACCGTAGCCAATGCCCTGATCGAACACAACCGTTCCCGCCTGGGCAAAACGTTGATCGCTACCAAAACGGGAGGAGACGAAGTTCAGACCATCACCTCCAATGACGAAAGCGAAGAGTCCCAAAAAATCGCAAAAGCGATCAAGGAACTTATTTCCAAAGGGGTACGTCCGAATGAAATCGCCGTGCTGTACCGGATCAATGCACTCAGCCGCTCACTCGAAGAGGGGCTTAACCGTACCGGAGTCGCCTATAAACTTGTCGGCGGTCTGCGCTTTTATGACCGTGCCGAGATCAAAGACCTTATCAGCTATCTACGGGTTATCACCAATGTCCATGACAACTTCTCATTAAAGCGAATCATCAACAAACCCAAACGGGGACTGGGGAAAGCGACGATCGATAAAATCGAGCTCTCGTCCATCGAGGCGGGCAAATCGATGTTCGAATTTATCTCTACCCTCAGTGACAGTGACCTTGAAGGGCTGGTTCGGAAAAAGAGTGCCGGAGAGCTGAGAGATTTCGTTGCCGAGATACTGGAACTTCGCCGCGTTTCCGAAGAAGCCATTTACCGATTTATCGATTTGCTCGAAGAGCGCTTCAAGATCAAAGAGACCCTAAAAGGACTTCCCGACGAAGCCGAAAAAATCGCCAATGTCGATGAGTTCTACGGGCTATTCCGTGATTATGTCAAACAAAATCCTGAGGCTTCGTTGGCTGAATTTCTCAATGACATCACCTTGCAAAGCGAACAAGATCAGGTCGAGGGGGAGAGCATCTACATTATGAGTATTCATGCCTCCAAAGGGCTCGAATTTGAACATCTCTTCGTTATCGGCCTCGAAGAGGGATTTCTTCCCCTTATCGGGGATGGAAGCGATCTCGAAGAGGAACGCCGACTGGGATACGTCGCTATCACTCGAGCCAAAAGCAATCTCACCCTCTCCAACGTCAACAGCCGCTTCTACAAAGGGCGCCGTACCGATTTGCAAAAAAGCCGCTTTATCAATGAAGCGGGGCTGTGCGAAGGATCTTTGATCCTGGAGAAAAATACCTCCTATAAAAAAGGGGATTTGGTTCGCCATAAAATCTTCGGTGCCGGACGGGTCGAGGGGGTCAGCAAAGCGGGACGCGAATTTAAACTCAGTATCAATTTCGGCGGCAACAAACGGGACATTCTCGCCTCATTCGTCGAAAAGCTCTAA
- a CDS encoding KH domain-containing protein has translation MIADFVAGFARLIASYPEEIRVESHEGDEVTEIVLYANQADVGKLIGKEGKMIGAIKTVISGCKAKDGKSYRINVEPLS, from the coding sequence ATGATCGCGGACTTCGTCGCAGGATTTGCCCGGTTAATAGCCTCTTATCCCGAAGAGATTCGGGTAGAATCGCATGAAGGCGACGAAGTGACCGAAATCGTTTTGTATGCCAATCAGGCGGATGTGGGCAAGCTGATCGGAAAAGAGGGTAAAATGATCGGTGCGATCAAAACCGTCATTTCCGGTTGCAAAGCCAAAGACGGAAAAAGTTACCGAATCAATGTCGAACCGCTTTCGTAA
- the rpsP gene encoding 30S ribosomal protein S16, with product MATVIRLTRMGRKKQPFYRIAVTDSRKRRDGGWIELIGYYNPMTDPITTKVDEERLNYWLSVGAQMSDRVKKITGK from the coding sequence ATGGCAACAGTCATCCGTTTAACCCGTATGGGTCGTAAAAAACAACCTTTCTACCGTATCGCGGTAACCGATAGTCGCAAACGCCGCGACGGCGGTTGGATCGAATTGATCGGGTACTACAATCCGATGACAGACCCTATCACTACCAAAGTAGATGAAGAGCGTCTTAACTACTGGTTGAGCGTCGGTGCTCAAATGTCAGACCGCGTTAAAAAAATTACCGGTAAATAA
- a CDS encoding BrnT family toxin — protein sequence MSKIIRWNEEKNQLLQLQRNISFEQVLEKIEKDEIIERYIHPNTEKYPNQQIFVIEIDEYIWYVPFVETEEEIFLKSIIPSRKLNAAYGGTKNEK from the coding sequence ATGTCCAAAATTATTCGTTGGAATGAAGAGAAAAACCAACTCCTCCAACTCCAACGAAATATCAGTTTTGAACAGGTATTGGAGAAGATCGAGAAAGATGAGATCATCGAACGATATATCCATCCTAATACGGAAAAGTATCCTAACCAACAGATTTTCGTCATCGAAATTGATGAATATATCTGGTATGTCCCTTTTGTCGAAACAGAAGAGGAAATATTTTTAAAATCGATTATTCCCAGCCGAAAACTGAATGCTGCTTACGGAGGCACAAAAAATGAAAAATGA
- the rimM gene encoding ribosome maturation factor RimM (Essential for efficient processing of 16S rRNA), which translates to MSNRFRNSPSHDLLHVATLGRTVGLKGDMKLNLSTDFPEQFIPNATFTLDNGKEVTLSSYNPDRELVHLKGIDTPEAAKALTNAKLFTTFEATRERCNLGEGEFFWFDLLGSKVVEGESVLGKVQEIERIGPLDYLLVATDPSLVSKGMAATFLIPYIDRFVLGTDATAKVITVEGGLDLLEAS; encoded by the coding sequence ATGTCGAACCGCTTTCGTAATTCACCTTCGCACGATTTGCTCCATGTCGCCACTTTGGGCCGCACTGTCGGTCTAAAGGGGGACATGAAACTCAATCTCTCCACTGATTTCCCTGAACAGTTTATTCCCAATGCCACCTTCACTCTTGATAACGGCAAAGAGGTAACTCTCTCTTCGTATAACCCCGATCGAGAACTCGTTCATCTTAAAGGGATCGATACGCCCGAAGCGGCTAAGGCATTGACCAATGCGAAACTCTTTACCACTTTTGAGGCGACGCGTGAGCGGTGCAACTTGGGAGAAGGGGAGTTTTTCTGGTTCGATCTTCTCGGCTCTAAGGTCGTAGAGGGTGAATCGGTTTTGGGAAAAGTTCAGGAGATCGAGCGGATCGGACCGTTGGATTATCTGTTGGTCGCAACCGATCCTTCTTTGGTTTCCAAAGGGATGGCGGCTACCTTTTTAATCCCCTACATTGACCGTTTTGTTCTAGGCACCGATGCAACCGCAAAAGTGATAACCGTAGAGGGCGGATTGGATCTGCTGGAAGCGTCATAA
- the rplS gene encoding 50S ribosomal protein L19 has protein sequence MKNKYIASFEQAQIASKNVPEFRAGDTLRLAVTITEGEKSRVQNYEGICISIRGEGTGKTITVRKIGANGVGIERVFPIYSDSLEKIEVLRRGRVRRAKLFYLRDLAGKAARIKEIRRK, from the coding sequence ATGAAAAATAAGTACATTGCAAGTTTCGAGCAAGCACAAATCGCTAGCAAAAACGTTCCTGAGTTCCGCGCAGGTGACACTCTTCGTTTGGCAGTAACCATTACCGAGGGTGAAAAATCACGCGTTCAAAATTATGAAGGTATCTGTATCTCTATCCGTGGAGAAGGTACTGGTAAAACTATTACTGTACGTAAAATCGGTGCTAACGGTGTTGGTATCGAGCGTGTATTCCCAATCTACAGCGACAGCCTCGAGAAAATCGAAGTTCTTCGCCGTGGTCGTGTACGCCGCGCTAAATTGTTCTATCTTCGTGATCTTGCCGGTAAAGCAGCACGTATTAAAGAAATTCGCCGCAAATAA